DNA from Candidatus Binataceae bacterium:
AAGTTGAGATGTGGTGATTGTAGTCGCCCTTCAAACGGATCTGGACGGCGACCGGGTCGACGCGCTGGTTTCGCTTCTAAATGTGCTGGGCGAAATCCATACGTGCATGCAGAACACGAACGATCTCAATGCCGCCCTCAATACGGCGGTAGAACAGAACGTGACCGCCGGAAGGAAATCTATAGTAGCCGGTCCGCAATTCGGGACATGCCCGGCCGATCGCCGGCTGCGCCGCTACCGCCTCGACGTCATGCCCGAGCTGACGGGTATAAATTTCGGCTTGGTCGACGCCCCAACGCTTCGCCGTATAGTCCCAGATTTCATCAATATCGCGCTGCGCACGCGGCGAAAGGATGTAGCGACCCGTCATACCTCGCGTGGCTGGGCGACCCGCTTACGCGCGATGAATGCCTCGAAATCGAAGGGTGTCGACGCTCCGCTTTGTTCGCCCTCTATCAGGGCGGCCCGCAGTGCGGCCAATTTGGCTTCTTGCTCTTCGAGTAGTCGCAAGCCCGCGCGCACAACCTCACTTGCACTGTTGTAGCGGCCTTGCGCCACCTGCGTCTCGACGAAGCTATTGAAATGCTCGCCAAGGCTGAATGACGTATTCTTGCTCATAACGTATGCTTGCTCCGAATCTGTATCTACCAAATTCTGGTACATAAGGAGAAGCAGCTGAAACTCTACTCGCTGATTAGCTTCGTGGCATTATTTAGCGCCGCGGCGATCTTCTCGGGTGTTGCGAGCCGGATGAAGGCGCCGAGGCGCGGGCCGCGCTCCTGGCCGAGCAGCGCGCGATAGATCACCGGGAAGATCTTTCCAGGCCTGTCGTAGTGGGCGCGCCCGAGATCGTAGATCGATTTTTCGATCTCCTCGGCGGTCGCGTCGCCATTGCTGCCGAGCCAATCGGCGAATGCGCGCAACTGCTCGCGTCCAACTGCGCTCGGTGCGGAGAGCTTTTTTTCGGGCTCGACGAAATCGCGATAGAAGTTGATCGCGCATTCCATCAGTGTGCGCGCCAGCGACGCGGTCTCAGGATCAGCGCCGATTTGCGGGTCGTAGGTCGTGAGGTAGCGCCACAACAACTCACGATCGTCGCTGCCGATCGCCGGCACGAGATTCATAACGAGCCCGAAGCTGATTGCGCTGTCGAAGCGTCGCGCACTGTCGCCTTGCAGCACGAATTGCAGTGGCGAATTCAGGCGCGCCGCAGCATCCATCGCGGCCCACCCGCGCAGCGCCTCGAGGTATTCGTCCACATATTGCGGTATCGCTTCCAGAAATAATTTGCGTGCGCGGCGCGGATTCAAAATCAGAAAATACTTGAGCACTTCGATCGGCGCATAGCGCCGCCACTGCTCGACCCCGACCCCGCGTCCGACGGACTTCGAGACCTTGTGACCCTCTTCGTCGAGGTACATCTCGAAGGGAAAGCCCAACGGCGCGCGGCCGCCAAGCAGCTTGAGAATCTGCGCGGAGAGCCGCGCCGAATCGATCAGATCCTTGCCGTACAGCTCGTAATCGACTTTGAGTACGTGCCAGCGCAAGGCCCAATCGACCTTCCACTGCACCTTGCAGGCGCCGCCGAGAATAGTCTGTTGGCCGCGAAAACCGCAGCCTCGAGCGCCGCCGAAACTGCGCTCGCATGAAAACTCGACCGCATCCTGATCGGGAAAATAGGCCATCACCAGCGTCGAGTTGATCTGCCCGCAGGCGGGGCAGCGCGGCATGATCGGCGACCAGCCGGCGCGATTCTCTTCCCGCAGGGTCGGCGTGATCAGCGCCACGATCTCCTTGTGCTTCGCCAGCACCAGTCGCAGGGCCTCGTCGAAGGCGCCGCTCGCGTACATCGCGCTCGAGCGCATCAGCTCGTACTCGACCTCGACCGGCGCGAGGAAATCGCCGAGCAGCCCGATCATGTGGCCGGCAAAGCTGTCGTGACAGTCGCCGAACGGGTCCGGAATTCGTGAAACCGGATGACCGAGATACTCCTGAGTCGTTTCGCGATTCGGGATGCTCTCGGGAACCTTGCGCAGCCCGTCCATATCGTCGATGAAGACAATTAGCTTGTGAGGATGCTCGTCGCCGAGCGTTTTGAAAGCGTGACGCACGTAGGAGGGCCGCAACACCTCGGTCATCGTGCCGAGATGCGGCAGGCCGGAAGGGCCGAAGCCGCTCTGGAAGACCACCGGCCGCTCACGCGGATAGTCGCGCACCCGCTCGGCGAGCCGGCGCGCCTCCTCATAGGGCCAGAGGTCGAGCGGCGACTGCGGTTCAGGAGCTGATGCCATGGGGTTTCCGCGTGATCCTTTCTATTCTCTATTCGCGCCCGCGCAGGACGCGCGCCGCCGCCTCATGCACCCACGGATCGATCTGGAGATCGCGCTGCTTCTCCGAGGCCAGCCGCAGCTTGACGCCGCAGTTGGCGCAGATCAGCGCCTCCTGCGCGAAGCCGCCGCGATCCTCGATCGTCAGCTTGAGCAGCCACTCGTCCGCCAGCCTGCGGCATATTTCACATCGATATTCCGGCATCGCGTTGCAGCGTGTCGTGAGTTACGTCAGGTGTCATCTTACAGGATTTGCGCGGCACTTCACTGCTGTGTTAATCCAAGACTTGCGATGCAGACCTGCTGGCGCGACGATTCGAGCGCCCTTTCAGACACCACCCTGATGTTGTTAGCTGGCGCTTCGCTTAGCGCTGTGTCGCGAAATCCGAACTCCGCGCCGACTTTATGGATCAAACGCTAACCCGTCAGAAAATCCGCGACCTGCGGCGGCTAGTCGCCGAGGACGATCGCATCGCGATCGTGCTGCAGGACGAT
Protein-coding regions in this window:
- a CDS encoding type II toxin-antitoxin system RelE/ParE family toxin, coding for MTGRYILSPRAQRDIDEIWDYTAKRWGVDQAEIYTRQLGHDVEAVAAQPAIGRACPELRTGYYRFPSGGHVLFYRRIEGGIEIVRVLHARMDFAQHI
- a CDS encoding type II toxin-antitoxin system ParD family antitoxin; this encodes MSKNTSFSLGEHFNSFVETQVAQGRYNSASEVVRAGLRLLEEQEAKLAALRAALIEGEQSGASTPFDFEAFIARKRVAQPREV
- the lysS gene encoding lysine--tRNA ligase — encoded protein: MASAPEPQSPLDLWPYEEARRLAERVRDYPRERPVVFQSGFGPSGLPHLGTMTEVLRPSYVRHAFKTLGDEHPHKLIVFIDDMDGLRKVPESIPNRETTQEYLGHPVSRIPDPFGDCHDSFAGHMIGLLGDFLAPVEVEYELMRSSAMYASGAFDEALRLVLAKHKEIVALITPTLREENRAGWSPIMPRCPACGQINSTLVMAYFPDQDAVEFSCERSFGGARGCGFRGQQTILGGACKVQWKVDWALRWHVLKVDYELYGKDLIDSARLSAQILKLLGGRAPLGFPFEMYLDEEGHKVSKSVGRGVGVEQWRRYAPIEVLKYFLILNPRRARKLFLEAIPQYVDEYLEALRGWAAMDAAARLNSPLQFVLQGDSARRFDSAISFGLVMNLVPAIGSDDRELLWRYLTTYDPQIGADPETASLARTLMECAINFYRDFVEPEKKLSAPSAVGREQLRAFADWLGSNGDATAEEIEKSIYDLGRAHYDRPGKIFPVIYRALLGQERGPRLGAFIRLATPEKIAAALNNATKLISE